One stretch of Xiphophorus maculatus strain JP 163 A chromosome 19, X_maculatus-5.0-male, whole genome shotgun sequence DNA includes these proteins:
- the LOC111612179 gene encoding 5-hydroxytryptamine receptor 1D-like, whose amino-acid sequence MENVTENNATAAPWTEAKLLSLQVSLYVLLGVVTLVTALSNAFVIATIFLTRKLHTPANFLIGSLAITDLLVSILVMPISIVYTVTKTWSLGQIVCDIWLSSDITFCTASILHLCVIALDRYWAITDALEYSKHRTMRRAAMMVAVVWVMSISISIPPLFWRQAKAQGELTECVVNTEKISYTLYSTFGAFYVPTVLLVILYGRIYVAARSRIFKTPASGKRFTTAQLIQTSAGSSLCSLNSASHQDAHLHAGNTGGGGGGGSPVFMNSVKVKLADSVLERKRLCAARERKATKTLGIILGAFIVCWLPFFVSTLVNAICTTCWFSPVLFDLFTWLGYLNSLINPVIYTAFNDDFKQAFHKLMKCRRSF is encoded by the coding sequence ATGGAAAACGTCACGGAAAACAACGCGACAGCGGCGCCCTGGACGGAGGCCAAGCTGCTCAGCCTGCAGGTCTCCCTCTACGTGCTGCTAGGCGTCGTTACCTTGGTAACCGCGCTCTCCAACGCCTTCGTCATAGCCACCATCTTCCTGACCAGAAAGCTCCACACGCCGGCCAACTTCCTGATCGGGTCTCTGGCCATCACGGACCTGCTGGTGTCCATCCTGGTGATGCCGATCAGCATCGTGTACACCGTGACCAAAACATGGTCGCTCGGTCAGATTGTTTGCGACATCTGGCTCTCCTCTGACATCACCTTCTGCACCGCCTCCATTTTGCACCTGTGCGTCATCGCGCTGGACCGCTACTGGGCCATCACGGACGCGCTGGAGTACTCCAAGCACCGCACGATGCGCAGGGCGGCCATGATGGTGGCGGTCGTTTGGGTGATGTCCATTTCCATTTCCATCCCGCCGCTCTTCTGGCGGCAGGCCAAAGCGCAGGGCGAGCTGACGGAGTGCGTGGTGAACACGGAGAAGATCTCCTACACCCTGTACTCCACCTTTGGTGCCTTCTACGTCCCCACTGTGCTTCTCGTCATCCTCTACGGGAGGATCTACGTTGCGGCGCGCTCACGCATCTTCAAGACGCCGGCATCCGGGAAGCGCTTCACCACAGCGCAGCTCATCCAGACCTCCGCGGGGTCTTCGCTCTGCTCTCTGAACTCCGCCTCCCACCAGGACGCGCACCTGCACGCTGGAAACACAGGTGGAGGCGGAGGCGGAGGCTCACCTGTGTTCATGAACAGCGTGAAGGTGAAGCTGGCGGACAGCGTGCTGGAGAGGAAACGCCTATGCGCGGCGCGGGAGCGCAAAGCGACCAAGACGCTGGGCATCATCCTGGGCGCCTTCATCGTCTGCTGGCTGCCGTTCTTCGTCAGCACGCTGGTCAACGCCATCTGCACGACGTGCTGGTTCAGTCCGGTTCTGTTCGACCTCTTCACCTGGCTGGGATACCTGAACTCGCTCATCAACCCCGTCATCTACACGGCGTTCAATGACGACTTCAAGCAGGCTTTCCACAAGCTCATGAAGTGCAGACGGAGCTTTTAG